One stretch of Mangifera indica cultivar Alphonso chromosome 9, CATAS_Mindica_2.1, whole genome shotgun sequence DNA includes these proteins:
- the LOC123225034 gene encoding AP-4 complex subunit epsilon-like, with protein sequence MGSQGGFGQSKEFLDLVKSIGEARSKAEEDRIVLNEIETLKRRISEPEIPKRKMKEFIIRLVYIEMLGHDASFGYIHAVKMTHDDNLVLKRTGYLAVTLFLNEDHDLIILIVNTIQKDLKSDNYLVVCAALNAVCKLINEETIPAVLPQVVELLGHSKEAVRKKAIMALHRFYQKSASSVQHLVSNFRKKLCDNDPGVMGATLCPLFDLITIDVNSYKDLVISFVSILKQVAERRLPKGYDYHQMPAPFIQIRLLKILALLGSGDKQASANMYAVVGDIFRKCDSSSNIGNAVLYECICCVSSIYPNPKLLESAADIIARFLKSDSHNLKYMGIDALGRLIKTSPEIAEQHQLAVIDCLEDPDDTLKRKTFELLYKMTKSSNVEVIVDRMIDYMISINDNHYKTEIASRCVELAEQFAPSNHWFIQTMNKVFEHAGDLVNIKVAHNLMRLIAEGFGEEDDSADSQLRSSAVESYLHIIGEPKLPSVFLQVICWVLGEYGTADGKFSASYITGKLCDVAEAYSNDETVKAYAITALMKIYAFEIAAGRKVDMLPECQSLVEELSASHSTDLQQRAYELQAFIGLDAHTVEIIMPSDASCEDIEIDKNLSFLSGYVQQALEKGAQPYIPENERSGMATVSNFRTQEHQDSSMHGLRFEAYELPKPTVPSRIPPVSLASSTELVPVPEPSYPRETQKVASLPSISSSDPSELRLRLDGIQKKWGRPTYSSSETSTSSSVPEKTVNGVTKVVDVSGTVNTRSRETFYDSRKAQDEIPPEKQKLAASLFGSSSKTERRTSATGHKIGKSGGHVAEKPQVLKGSDKNAAEKTVAQPQPDLLDLGEPTVPSAQSYDPFKQLEGLLDSSQVIPSVNHNAAGTSKAPDIIGLYSETTRSGSGSGSGSGSGVDVNLLSGLSNTTIKNAHEGTQTAHSQFGKGPNMKEALEKDALVRQMGVTPTSQNPNLFKDLLG encoded by the exons ATGGGCTCCCAAGGTGGATTCGGCCAATCCAAAGAGTTCCTCGACCTCGTCAAATCCATCGGTGAGGCACGATCCAAGGCCGAAGAAGACAGAATTGTTCTCAACGAGATCGAAACCCTAAAGCGTCGAATCTCTGAGCCTGAAATCCCCAAGAGGAAGATGAAAGAGTTCATTATCCGTCTTGTCTATATCGAAATGCTCGGCCACGACGCGTCTTTTGGATACATTCACGCCGTTAAGATGACTCATGATGATAATTTGGTACTCAAACGGACCGGTTACTTGGCTGTTACGTTGTTTTTGAATGAGGATCATGATTTGATTATCTTGATTGTTAATACGATTCAGAAGGATTTGAAATCGGATAACTATTTGGTGGTTTGTGCCGCGTTGAATGCGGTGTGTAAGTTGATTAATGAGGAGACGATTCCCGCAGTGTTACCGCAGGTGGTGGAGTTGTTGGGACATTCGAAGGAGGCTGTTCGGAAGAAGGCGATCATGGCGCTTCATCGGTTTTATCAGAAGTCAGCTTCTTCGGTTCAGCATCTCGTTTCTAATTTTCGGAAG AAACTTTGTGATAATGACCCGGGGGTTATGGGTGCAACACTTTGCCCTCTTTTTGATCTTATTACAATAGATGTCAATTCTTATAAGGACTTAGTGATCAGCTTTGTAAGTATTCTTAAACAAGTAGCAGAACGTAGATTGCCTAAGGGTTATGATTACCACCAGATGCCTGCCCCGTTCATTCAG ATCAGATTGCTGAAAATTCTGGCTTTGCTGGGAAGTGGTGACAAGCAAGCAAGTGCGAACATGTATGCTGTTGTGGGTGACATATTCAGGAAGTGTGATTCATCCAGTAATATAGGAAATGCTGTTCTGTATGAGTGCATATGTTGTGTATCTTCTATATATCCAAATCCCAAGTTATTAGAATCTGCTGCAGACATAATTGCCAGATTTTTAAAG AGTGATAgtcataatttaaaatacatgGGGATTGATGCGCTTGGTCGCCTGATAAAGACTAGCCCAGAGATTGCTGAACAGCACCAACTAGCTGTCATTGATTGCTTAGAG GACCCAGATGATACTCTAAAACGTAAAACCTTTGAACTACTGTATAAAATGACAAAGTCCTCCAATGTGGAAGTGATTGTTGACCGCATGATTGATTACATGATTAGCATTAACGATAATCATTACAAAACTGAAATAGCATCTCGGTGTGTTGAACTAGCCGAGCAATTTGCACCAAGTAACCACTGGTTTATACAG ACCATGAATAAGGTCTTTGAGCATGCTGGAGACCTGGTGAATATCAAAGTGGCACATAACTTGATGCGGTTGATAGCTGAAGGATTCGGGGAGGAAGATGATAGTGCAGATAGTCAGCTGAGATCATCTGCT GTGGAATCGTATTTGCATATTATTGGAGAGCCAAAGCTTCCATCAGTATTTCTTCAA GTCATTTGCTGGGTCCTAGGGGAGTATGGCACTGCAGATGGAAAGTTTTCTGCTTCCTACATCACTGGAAAATTATGTGATGTTGCAGAGGCATATTCAAATGATGAAACTGTTAAG GCATATGCCATTACAGCACTAATGAAAATATATGCATTCGAAATAGCTGCTGGGAGGAAAGTGGATATGCTACCTGAG TGTCAGTCTTTGGTTGAGGAATTGTCGGCTTCACACTCAACAGACTTGCAGCAGCGCGCATACGAACTCCAAGCTTTCATTGGCTTGGATGCTCATACTGTTGAGATCATAATGCCCTCAGATGCAAGTTGTGAAGATATTGAG aTTGATAAAAATCTTTCATTTCTGAGTGGCTATGTGCAACAGGCTCTGGAGAAGGGGGCTCAGCCCTATATTCCAGAGAATGAACGGTCTGGGATGGCAACTGTCAGCAACTTTAGAACCCAAGAGCATCAGGATTCTTCAATGCATGGTCTTCGGTTTGAGGCATATGAGCTTCCAAAGCCTACAGTGCCATCAAGGATTCCTCCAGTTTCTCTTGCATCATCTACTGAACTTGTTCCGGTGCCTGAGCCATCCTATCCTAGGGAAACCCAGAAGGTAGCATCACTTCCTTCTATATCCAGTTCAGATCCTTCGGAACTCAGGTTACGACTTGATGGGATTCAAAAGAAGTGGGGTAGGCCTACTTACTCCTCTTCTGAAACATCGACCTCAAGCTCTGTTCCTGAGAAAACAGTGAATGGTGTCACAAAAGTAGTTGATGTATCAGGCACTGTTAACACAAGGTCACGTGAAACTTTCTATGATTCAAGGAAAGCACAAGATGAAATTCCTCCAGAGAAGCAGAAGCTTGCTGCATCATTGTTTGGTAGTTCATCAAAAACTGAAAGGCGAACATCTGCAACTGGGCATAAGATTGGCAAGTCAGGCGGCCATGTTGCAGAGAAGCCTCAGGTGTTAAAAGGATCAGATAAAAATGCAGCAGAGAAAACGGTTGCTCAACCACAACCAGACTTGCTTGACTTGGGAGAGCCAACTGTTCCTAGTGCACAATCCTATGATCCATTTAAGCAGTTGGAAGGACTGCTTGACTCAAGCCAAGTCATTCCAAGTGTGAATCACAATGCAGCAGGTACTAGCAAAGCACCTGATATTATAGGACTATATTCAGAGACAACTAGGAGTGGGAGTGGCAGTGGGAGTGGGAGTGGGAGTGGTGTTGATGTCAATCTCTTATCTGGGTTGTCAAATACAACTATCAAAAATGCTCATGAAGGAACTCAAACTGCTCACTCACAATTTGGTAAAGGTCCAAACATGAAAGAAGCATTGGAAAAGGATGCTCTCGTGAGGCAGATGGGTGTGACCCCAACCAGTCAAAATCCCAACTTATTCAAAGATTTGTTGGGTTGA